Proteins encoded together in one Musa acuminata AAA Group cultivar baxijiao chromosome BXJ3-6, Cavendish_Baxijiao_AAA, whole genome shotgun sequence window:
- the LOC135640416 gene encoding small ribosomal subunit protein uS9-like — MATTAVAVAHCKRGRGLIKVNGVPIELVKPEILCLKAFEPILLLGRQRFAGVDIRIRVRGGGKTSQIYAIRQSIAKALVAFHQKYVDEQSKKEIKDILVRYDRTLLVADPRRCEPKKFGGRGARARFQKSYR, encoded by the coding sequence ATGGCAAcgacggcggtggcggtggcgcacTGTAAGCGCGGCCGCGGGCTGATCAAGGTGAACGGCGTCCCGATCGAGTTGGTGAAGCCGGAGATCCTCTGCCTGAAGGCCTTCGAGCCCATCCTCCTCCTCGGCCGGCAGCGGTTTGCGGGCGTCGACATCCGCATCCGCGTCCGCGGTGGCGGGAAGACCTCCCAGATCTACGCCATCCGCCAGAGCATCGCCAAGGCCCTCGTCGCCTTCCACCAGAAGTACGTCGACGAGCAGtccaagaaggagatcaaggacaTCCTAGTCCGCTACGACCGAACTCTTCTCGTCGCGGATCCCCGCCGGTGCGAGCCCAAGAAGTTCGGTGGTCGCGGCGCCCGTGCCCGGTTTCAGAAGTCGTACCGATAG